A region of the Candidatus Methylomirabilis oxygeniifera genome:
CTTTCTGAATAGGAGAGGAATCGTCCCACAAGCTCAAGCGTGCATATCAAGCGGTTTTTGAAGCTGGGAGGGGGGATTACGAGTAGTGAAGAAATAACTAGACAGATGGGCAGTATTATGTCATTTTACTTAACATGCAACCTGAGTAAAGGGAGGAGATCAAAATGGCAATATCGGCTACTGAGCTTGCGCGGATCTTCGATGGTTCTGTTTCAAGGCAGATTCAAGAAGCGTTGGTCAGGTGTGTCTTTGGCAGCTACCGGACAGCCCACGATGAGTGCTCGGGATTCCCTGGTGAAGAAGCTCATGACCTACTCCCCTATTACCGATGGATTCAGCTTCGCTCAGATTTACGAGGAATGACCAATCGCTTTGATGGTGTTCACGCTAGCGCTGAACGTTACCATACGCTCCTCCATGTTGGACGGATCTTACTCACAGCTCAACGCGTTGACGGGCCTGAAGGATTAGTGCGTCCATCAGTTTACCGACTGGCTTATGCGGCCAGCAGTCAATTGGAACTCTTTGAACAGAACACGCCGCCGCCGGATGACGCCTTATTCTACGCCATCCTACTGCATGGTCCTGATCCGCGAGAAGCGAAGCAGCCGCTCTTTGCTCAAATCGCATTCCCAGACAAAACCCTTCAGTCCTACGTTCACAAGATTGATCTGTTTTCCAGATTTGAACCCGTAATCGACAGCCTTCGCATTGCTCATGAAGAGGGCGGAGGCCAAGATGTGACTATCCAACTCCGCAAGGCGGCCAAAAAGCAAAACGTGTCATGAAGCCCGGGACGCCAGGATTCAACGGCGCCAGACTGCGCGAGGCGCGTGAGGCAAGAGGTCTGCCAGCTATAGCGTTGGCTGATCTCATCGGGGTCACTCGTGCTGCTGTTTCTCAGTATGAGAATAGTGTTCAAACGCCGCGACCAGAAGTTATGGAAAAGATCGCCAGAACGTTGCAGCTTCCTCAAGAGTATTTCCGCCGACCAATAAGTCGGATCGAGAGAGGAGCCATTTTCTATCGGTCCATGAGTGCTGCCACCAAGGCGGCGAGAGCACGAGCCGAATGTCGCTATTCTTGGTTGCGGGAGATCGTAACCTATCTGAGAGAATTTGTGCAATTCCCTCCCATGAATATTCCAGATTTCAATTTGCCAGATGATCCGGTCCGAATCTCTTACAACCAAATAGAAGAACTTGCTACGCAGAGCAGACAATTTTGGAAGATCGGTGAAGGGCCGATAGGCAATGTGGTTAGGCTTCTCGAAAACAACGGTATCGTTGTGGTCCGCGACGAACTTGGGGCTGAAACCCTCGATGCTTTCTCTGAGTTCAATGCTGAGGATGGAACGCCATACATTATCCTGGGCTCGGATAAAGCCGTGGCGGTACGATCTCGTTTTGATGCTGCCCATGAACTTGGCCACCTTATCCTCCATCGGAACATCAACAAGAATCGTCTTTCTCGACCGACCGATCATCAGCTAATCGAGACACAAGCCCATAGGTTCGCTGGAGCCTTCCTGCTGCCAGGGCAAGCATTCGCAAGCGAATTTTACTCAGCAAACCTTGATGCACTCAGGATCTTAAAGCCGAAATGGAAGGTCTCAATTGCTATGATGGTCAAGAGAGCCGAGGATTTGGAGTTTATATCATCTGAGCAGGCTAAACGCTTATGGATAAATTATTCGCGTCGCCGATGGAGAGCAAAAGAACCTCTCGACGGCGAACTCGAAGTTGAGCAGCCCCGTCTATTGGTTCGAGCATTTGAATTACTCCTCAACGAGGGGATTCAAACGTGCGAACAGATCCTTTCTCATTTACCACTCAACCCAAATGATATTGAAGCCTTGGCTACTCTATCAGGCCAGCTTACCAAGACGTCTGCCGATGAACCCTCAGTGCGTGTTCTTGATTTGACTGGCCGCACTCGCCAAAAAAGCCAGCACCAGATCGATAAGCCAGGACAAGTCATACAATTTGCAGCCCGGAAACCGCATCCAACTGGTTAGATAGGCAAGAAAAATGGTTCCTGGGGTTATTTCTCTCTTGACATGCTTGACCGCTCAAGCTATATTATAAGTATGAACAGATTGAGTAAGGACAAGCGAGCACAAGTGGTAGCCGCCCTAGTCGAGGGCAACTCGATTCGGTCCACCGTCCGCATGACGGGCGTCGCCAAAGGCACGGTCTTGAAGCTACTGGCCGATCTCGGAGCGGCCTGTAGTGAATATCAGCGGCAAGTCCTTGTGAATCTTCGTTGCAAGCGGATTCAGTGTGATGAGATCTGGTCCTTCTGTTATGCCAAGGAAAAGAACGTCCCTGAGCACATGAAGGGCAAACCCGGAGTCGGCGACGTGTGGACCTGGACGGCTATGGATGCTGACTCAAAGCTAATGATCTCATGGTTGGTAGGCGAACGTGATGCAGGATACGCCACTGAGTTTATCAATGACCTCGCCGCACGGCTCGCCACTCGGGTTCAACTCACCACGGATGGTCTGAAGGTTTATCTGGAGGCTATAGAGGGTGCTTTTGGGGCCGACATTGATTATGCCCAACTGGTGAAACTGTTTGGAGAGGCACCCGAGCAAGAGAAGCGGTACAGCCCGTCTCAGTGCACCGGATGCCAGAAGAGGCGCATTGATGGGAGTCCTGATCCTCGGCACGTCTCGACATCGTTTGTGGAGCGACAGAATTTAACCATGCGAATGAGCATGAGAAGGTTCACACGGCTTACCAATGCGTTTTCAAAGAAGGTCGAAAACCTGGAAGCCGCCGTAGCCCTTCACTTCATGTGGTACAACTTCGGGAGAATCCACCAAACCCTTCGAGTGACCCCGGCGATGCAAGCAGGAGTTTCCGACCATGTATGGACAATCGAGGAGATTTTAGACTTATTGGATTCAAACTGACCCACTACCCGGAATCCGTTTCCCTTGCAGATCGCCGCCGGCCATGATAGAAATGAAGAGAATGACCGTCACGACA
Encoded here:
- a CDS encoding protein of unknown function (Evidence 5 : No homology to any previously reported sequences): MAISATELARIFDGSVSRQIQEALVRCVFGSYRTAHDECSGFPGEEAHDLLPYYRWIQLRSDLRGMTNRFDGVHASAERYHTLLHVGRILLTAQRVDGPEGLVRPSVYRLAYAASSQLELFEQNTPPPDDALFYAILLHGPDPREAKQPLFAQIAFPDKTLQSYVHKIDLFSRFEPVIDSLRIAHEEGGGQDVTIQLRKAAKKQNVS
- a CDS encoding protein of unknown function (Evidence 5 : No homology to any previously reported sequences) yields the protein MLFGRLAELDSHILASALFMSNAKAVDYGFKSGKQINLVNVGLKGFVWECDLSKERLLRFSRIRTMQ
- a CDS encoding conserved protein of unknown function (Evidence 4 : Homologs of previously reported genes of unknown function) translates to MKPGTPGFNGARLREAREARGLPAIALADLIGVTRAAVSQYENSVQTPRPEVMEKIARTLQLPQEYFRRPISRIERGAIFYRSMSAATKAARARAECRYSWLREIVTYLREFVQFPPMNIPDFNLPDDPVRISYNQIEELATQSRQFWKIGEGPIGNVVRLLENNGIVVVRDELGAETLDAFSEFNAEDGTPYIILGSDKAVAVRSRFDAAHELGHLILHRNINKNRLSRPTDHQLIETQAHRFAGAFLLPGQAFASEFYSANLDALRILKPKWKVSIAMMVKRAEDLEFISSEQAKRLWINYSRRRWRAKEPLDGELEVEQPRLLVRAFELLLNEGIQTCEQILSHLPLNPNDIEALATLSGQLTKTSADEPSVRVLDLTGRTRQKSQHQIDKPGQVIQFAARKPHPTG
- a CDS encoding conserved protein of unknown function (Evidence 4 : Homologs of previously reported genes of unknown function) yields the protein MNRLSKDKRAQVVAALVEGNSIRSTVRMTGVAKGTVLKLLADLGAACSEYQRQVLVNLRCKRIQCDEIWSFCYAKEKNVPEHMKGKPGVGDVWTWTAMDADSKLMISWLVGERDAGYATEFINDLAARLATRVQLTTDGLKVYLEAIEGAFGADIDYAQLVKLFGEAPEQEKRYSPSQCTGCQKRRIDGSPDPRHVSTSFVERQNLTMRMSMRRFTRLTNAFSKKVENLEAAVALHFMWYNFGRIHQTLRVTPAMQAGVSDHVWTIEEILDLLDSN